Genomic segment of Passer domesticus isolate bPasDom1 chromosome 4, bPasDom1.hap1, whole genome shotgun sequence:
AAACTTCATGAACATATTAGCACTAATATTTTGCACTAATCTTAAACTCTTTATATGCAAAGAGTACTTGACCTCTGTGAGAAGAGGCACAGAATTGGATTCTCACAACATTTCTTCAAGGTAAAGATATGTGTTGCAATGATTTAATAAATGGGGAAACTGGGCAAAGACAGATGAAGTGACCAATCTGTGGTCACTCAGTGAGTAAGGAAAAAACTCAGAGGTTCCCAGTCTCCTGCTTCAACAAGAAGTAATATGTCCCTTGTTTTTCTACATATATTTATCTCAGTGAGACAACTGCACTCtaccaaatatttatttgttctGGAATATTATTAATAAACTAATTAGATCTTAAGTAAAaatttctaaaaaatatttttacatgaaAATCTAGTAATAGTGATACAGAATAGTAATACAGAACAAGTGGAAAGAGAAGCTTCTGAATTTAACTCCTCCTCCCCCACTCTTCAATTTCTTTTCTCCCCAATTTCATGCTCTTAGATTGAAAGGATTAGTGAGAGCTTCAGATTGATGGTCAGCATCACAAGGTCAGCTCCTACAAGTGACACTGCCTGATTAAACATATAGATTTAGAATGAAGCAAATCTGAAAGAGAAGCAAGTATCCTGAAAAACACTTATgctattatattaaaaaaaatgagtTGATACATACAGCTGGTCAAGATTTCTGCTAATGTAAGTATCAGTATACAAGCAAGTCTAAAAGATTAATCTAAAAATTATAGTCTGACTCATGATATACTGTGGCAAAACCACATAACTTTCTGGCAAAACAGAATGATGGTTTACTTTTAATGGTTACAAACATTGATACAACTGAGAGAGAAGTTCATACTCAGCCCTGATGCACAACACCACAGTACATTTTTCCCAGCCTTTTGGGCTTTGACGCCCTTGACTACAACCCACTGAAGGCACCATTCCACAGGGAACAGCAAACTGAGCTGATAGATCACATTACTGCAACACAGATTAAACCAGAAATATGTCACTGTCACAGTGCTCCTCCTCGTGAAGCCAGTCCTCTGTGCACAGCATCGGATGCTTTGTACCAAACTTTCTGGCTCCCTCTTGTGTCAGGAGAACAATAGGAACAGCTGGACACATCACGATGGATGAgaccagggctgcagggacaaaAGCCTGAGGATGAGTCCATGACATGGTATTTCACTTATCTtctctcccacatgaaaagtgtgTTAAAACCAAAAGGGAAACACTCCCTAACTGAAGATgctttatgggaaaaaaaatgggaaagttAAACAACTGTGTGAGGGTTAGAGACAGAGAAGTTCCCTCTTTCCTTTTGCATTTGGCTGACCCACCAGCAGTTTTCTGTAGCTCCAACACACAAATGAGGCATACAAGATTTTTGATGGGCACTCTGTCAGATGTCCCAGTTTGCAGCGACCATAGGTTATGTAGTCAAGCTCCAGAAGGATGAAGGACCCAGTAGCTGGGACTGGGAAATAACCAAAGGATAACTAAGCCTAAAACATAGCATTTTACACACTGCATTCTTGTAAAACCTGGCAAGACCACTACTTTTTGAAGTTGGTAGctaaacattaaaaagaaaaccagtatCTTCCTCTTCTTATGTGAATTGTGCTTGTCTGAAAACTCAGTGAGAAAATGAGAAGGAATATGACCTTTTTTGCTACAGGCCTTTTTTGCAGACAGTCATCAGGAGTTCACTGGGGAAGCCTGGTGCCTTATTTATTGTGTGCACTTCATGCAAAATTCttctattaatttttaaagctgaAAACATTACTCTGCCCCCTTCCTGCTCACCCCCATATTTCTCTTAAATTCAACCACAGCACTACCTCAGAAAACTCACCCAAATAATTCTAGGCTGAAGCATATTTCACTTGTTAGCAACTTCACTGAAATAAAGTCCTAGCAGTAAGTTTCAAACATATTATCTTAGCTCTCTTTTACTTGAAATAAATAATATCATTATAATATTAGCCTTGTGGAATCTCAGGTGACAACTAGgatccctgggcagcagggcctggagaaCATAAGAAATGCAAAAAGTTCTAAAGCTTTTTTCTAAACACTCAACACATGGCATATTTCAAACACTTCGGGTTCTAGGCCCAGAATGCTCACATCTTCACTTCTTTCAAGCATTGCAGCAAGAAAAATGAAGTTTAGAACAGGAAAAAGCATAAATTACTCTGATCTACTGTATAAGGGTTTATTAGTAACTTTGAGTAATAAAAAGGGTTTTGGTCAAGGGTGGAAAgtaactgaaaacaaaaactgGAGCACCAGTCAACAAAACTGCCCTCAGGAGTAACATGATGCCAGAAAAGTAGATCAGGATCTTTCCTGTGACAaaaagcctttttaaaaatttaatctaAAAAAACTTATGTTTTAAGGCCTCACACAAACCTGCTACCAACAGCTTGGTGTATAATAAAAAGTCTATTTAAAAGTGAATTATTAAAATGAAGTTGACCTTTGTAAAGATATATCTACTCTATTTTCTATTCTACTACTCACTAAATTGcatcaacaaaataaatattatttggtTAAAGCATAATGGAGTTATGCAGATAATTAGTTCTGCCATCAAATAGTGCAACTGAAGGAGAAACCCAGTTCTGTGAAGTACATGGACTGCAACTTTGACCTGTATTCAAAAATTTGACACTAAGCCTACAAGAAGTCAGACATAAACCAAACAGCATCACAGTACTGCATAAATATTGCAATATCCTACTGATCAATAAACACTTATTTGAAAACATAAGTTGTTGGAGGGAATTAAAAGTGGCAGAGTTTATAGCAAAAGGCTGACCTGCACTTCTTCCAGTGTAAAAATATTCTGTCAAGGCTGATGAATTTTATTCCCATGTGAATCATAGGAATAATTACCATCTTACTTCACTGACCAACATAATAAACACTAATTGCCCCAGACAGTCCCTAAAAAAGGATTAAAGCTCCATTTCCCAAAAATGCACCCAAAATCTTATCTGCTGGCTTAAACAAAACACGTGacacttttctttttattttcaaataatttgggTGTTTCTTCTTGTTTGAAATAGATTCTGTTATATTAGGATGCTACATGCCAATACATCAGAAtgacatgaaaatattttaattttttcatttcaatgtCTGAATTCAGCTGTCTAAACACCAGCCCATAGTGCCATGAAATAACTGCCCAGGACTTCCTGGCTACACACACCTTCAGCCAGGATGCCCTAAGGCCTTTAGCTAGGATAAACAGTGACATTCAGGCAACTGAACTGATCTCAGAACCCTTACATTTTCCAGAatttgtttctattttcttcTAAAGCCATATCTATACAACCTGTTCAAAATTAATCTGCAAATATTTGTAGATTGCTACAAATGTGCTTTTCCACCTAGCAGAAATTGCATATTACTTCTTTGTAGTTCACTACTTAAGGAGGGCAAAAATAATTACAGGGTTAGCTGAAAAGTCATTATAAAAGCTGCTTCCAGAAGATTATTCAGTAATTAAAAGTCTTTCCATAAAACACTTTATTTTGGTGGAAAAACATAAACCTGTATCAAGACAGAGAACcacctgaaaattaaaaaaagtttaatttacAGCAAAACCAGAATTTCTGTGATATAAACACATTCCAGTGAGATAGAAAGATTTACTGGATTTTGGAGACACATATTTGGGCCACATGCCTCCATTTAAGACTTTGACTTTAATCCACACCATCTGTCCACAGTGTCATTTTGCCTGCCCAAATCCAGCAATCAGGGCTACAAGGCCTGAAATCAGGGCAAAAAGGCCAAATACTGCAAAACACTGCAGACTCCTCCAGAACCTTTCATTTAGGCCACCTGAAAATGACTTTGGCTAAAGAGAGCAGAACAAGAGCCCTCCTAAACAAAAAAAGTGAGGTGTTTACATTGCCCATGcagagcccagaactggactaTTCTGCAGACAGATGGTCTACCTTGCATAACATCTGCTCTCTTTCAAGTTTTCAGTGGCTGGAGAGGCTCTAAACTTGCTTCAAATCTATTCCCAATCCCAGTAATGGGtgtttctgcagccagcagcctCCTCCCAAGGACCGTGCTTTTCTCCATGCCATGCACATACATACCATTAATTtgcagctctgctttccctgcaTTTTGTCCCCAACTTCTTGCTTGAGGTGGTCTAATTCTGATAGAGCCTGCATCAAACGAGTTTTGGTTTCTTCATACCTTGTTTCAGCAAAACCAAGCTCTCTGTACCACTTCTGAGCCTAACGGGAAGAACAAAAATTACTGAGTATAATTAGTCCAGCAGTGGTATCCTTTCTCAATACCAGCTTACATGCATGGATTTGAGGCTGCTCTCTACACCATAGCTTTTGAATTGTTATCAAttgattaaaataaatgaagttaTACAATACACTACCATCTTATGATAAGACATTAATGCAACTCTAGAATTATGCCCTATAGAATATCTCACTAGAGTTATgtcaaaaatattatttaaatttatttctaaatgtGAAGGTACCATGAATATTCtgaataaagtttaaaaaagcaGTGGTGTATGCACACATGATTTCAGAGATCACATCTTTGAAAGCCCTCAGAGCAAAGTGAAACCAAGTTTTTTATTAGCTGGCAGGGGGGAAAAGTCTTCTTGAGGAGTGTGCCATGGTTTTAACTGggacagagttaattttctccttAGTAGCTGACACAATGCAGTGTTTAATTCAGTAtaagaatcaaaacaaacatGTCAAAAATAAAGAATGCAAAGAAGCGAGGGGAAAGCCCCCCATATGctcactttttaatttttttctaggcTTCCTTCATTCCACTTACACACATTAACTGtagttttgaaaagaaaagcaaacctgaaccaaaaaccacaaaaaagccCTCAATAGCTCAGCTGGTTGCCTGAGAGCAAGCTCTTTCCTTTGTATGAGATATCATTTTTTCTCCTATCTGGAAGCAAAGGTTTCACATTATTTTAAGTAAACTGACGAAAGTATTTTAACACACAACTTCCTTATAACACACAAAACTATTAGAATGAGCCAAGTTAATCAGATtttacaacagaaataaaaccaaaatgtttCTTTATGTTCAAAATACAAGGTCAGAAGTCCTTGTCTAACCATCCAACAGTCATCTAAACCCACCCCTTCATTCCAGTTGCTTCACTTGAAAGCTGGGAAGTCTTATAAAGCTGctttcaaaggaaaataatttcatacaAACACCATGAAAACCCtattgctgtttttcttttacataCTCAACACACCTGCTGCTGCCAATGGTTTGTCCACAGGGCATGTAAGGGATCCCTGTTACAACCCCAGAAATATACACCTGCCATTAAAACACTACATTCTGCTTAGATGTGCATGGAGTGGAGACTGATTAATAAATAGGAATGTGAATATCTAGTGCATTCAGAAAGGCACAGCACTAAAAGCTTCCTTGGATGGTGTCAAAAGTGCAGATTTACTTCACACAGACACAGAAGTCTCCAAGCAGGTGTTGCTGGACTTGGTGTTTGCTACACAGCGTGGAGAGGAGGGCAGCACGCCTGGCaatgcctctgggtgcagcaaaCCCCTGACATGATCTGGCTTCTCACTCAAAAACTGCTTTCAGTTCAGCTTTGCAGTAACCCTCAGGGCTTCCACCACCCTCTCCTCATTCCCAGTGATGTGGAGGgaagcagctgcccagaggtgGCCAGAGTGGGCAGGTTGTTGTGTGTGCCTTTGCCAGGGCACTCAGCCTCTGGCACAGTGTGCTGCAGGAATGCAGCTGCACTTGATGCTCACCCAGCCAAGGGTGACTGTGCCATGCATCACTCAAAGATCAGAGGAACATTTTGGTTCTGCAGATCAGAGACTTCCCTGTTTTGTGAAAGTGTTAGAGCCTGGCAGAAAGAAGACAGCCatgtaagaaaacaaaagaaaaaacaaatttggTCCTCAGAAGTGCATCAGAGTAGAAGGTTACCtctttttttgatttttctaattccttttgctgtatttttagtTTCTCTTCCACCTTTCCAACTTGCTCTTTCATTGTGCTGTAGCTTTCAAACATGCTGCCCTGGATAGCAAAAAAAGACAGGATGACTCACCAAATGGCACACAGTCGTTCATAGAACAATAGATGGCTTCCTCTTAAACTACTACAAAAACTTTGCATAAAATCAAGGTATGACATATAAGTATTTCTCTGCTGACTATTCTCAAGTGAAGTAGTAATTTTGCATTTATAAGTACATAGTAAACTCCACAGAAATGCACTGTGGTGTAAGATGTATCTTACACCACAGGAAGAACATGGATAAGAAATCCACCACAAGTAAGGATCCTGTCTTTAGAGATATATAATATAGATCATATAcatcaaaacattaaaacaaaaaaaaattagatcaaatcaaaataaaattagtaaATTATCATGTGCACACTTTTCACCAAAACATGCTATTTTCACCATTCTAAAAAGTTTCCTTCTGTTAGGAGAATTTGTAGTAGAATTAAAGCTTGTAAAAGCTTTTACTCTTGCaattacataaatattttttttaaagcctgaaCAGTGCAGTCTTTTAAGTATTATTTTTAACTTAGTAGCTTGCTGTATCACTTTAACATTCTCTAATacaacattccaaaaaaaacccctctctgGCATTTTGCCTTCTATTTAGAAGTTAACTTTAGCACCTCAGCTCATGTTAAGAGGTTAAAGTTTCCTCCATCACTCAGCTTTGCCCTCCAAATGACATTTGTAGCTCTCTTTCTTTAGCAGATCCTGCTTGATAACATTCCTTACTCTTATTATTTACCTTTTTCCCAGGGGAATAATCTGAAGGATCTACAGCCAGAGCTCCCTGTTCTTCAGTTTGTGTTACACTACATGCTGTTTCAACTTTCTTTGGCTTAAGACCAGGTTGTTGACTTTCTTCTTTCAGTTTTATATTTGTCTTTATTCCTatacttttctcttttcttagtTCTTCATAGGTGAAACCCAGAGAAGACAttaattcttttaaatttttattttctaaaataatgttcacatttgctttctgaaattgATCAAGCTGTTCTGAAGTTTCTTGCTTGATTCTGTCTATCTCTCTTTGCAGtacacatttttcttcctgtaagTGAGAAATGGTTTGATAACAGCTAGTTTTGCAGTCTTGGAGTTCTGAAACTAAGGTCCTGTATTTGTCTTGCTCACACTTTATCTCTGCCAAATGTCTCAACAAAGTTTCTTTTTCGCCTTCTGAAAGAGCTATTCTTTGtaaatttctctttctctcttgcaTTAATTCATTATATTGTGCTACATAGTTCTCCTTGTCTTGTAATAATTTAGCCATTTCTTTGAAGCAcctgcttctttcttctttcaggtCAGAAAGCAGCTGGAAGTACCTCATTTTCCATCTATTCAGGAATAGAACGCCCCCATGAAGTTTATTTGATGCACTTGTCCATGAATCCTTTTCAGAAttcctgtttttctcttcaGTATATGAGAGATTCTTAGAAAAAGTTGCAACTAAAAATGTTGCTGGGGTCATGGTACTTTCTTCTGTAAAGTTGTTATAACATCCACCAGCAACTTCTTTCTCATTAAATAAGTTTTGGAATGAAAGAACATTAGCTTCATCTGCTGctaaaacattttgaaaatatgcatccatctcctcttccaggGCACACATCATCTGAGCATATCTGTCATTCTCCTGTTGCAATATACAGACTTTTTTGGAGTAATTCTCATTCTCTTGCATCAGCAGAAATATCCCCTGAGAACACGCAGCCACTGCCTTTTCCAGTACAGATATTCTCACGTTACACTCATTTCCAGCTCCCCAGGTTGACGGATGACAGATACATTTATAAAAATTGTTCCCTGGCTGGAATAGTTTGCTTAAGCACACAGGCCCCTCTTGCAGAGGAAACAGCAAGTTTAGTGGATACCTCTCTTCatttgatgaaaaaaaattctgagagTATTCATGTTGCACAATTTTAGCAGCTGCTTTTTGACATGAGAAATTCTTATTTGGTTCACGTAGTTTCAAGGTCTGGTCTTTCCTTTTTGTCAGGCCAATGTTGCTGGAGGGGCTTGTTTGGTGAGTTGGTTTCTGAGtctgctttcctttcccttcaaTTTCAATTATGTCTTCTCCATTACATCCACTGTTCACATCAGGGATGcagatttctgaaatattttcttctttctccattCGTTCACGACTCCCTTTGACACATTTTTTAAAGTCTTTAAAATCAACAGATAAACTCTGGGCACCCTGCATGCTATGGAGATTCTCTTTGGCTTCCATTCCTTGCTTCCCAGGACTGAATAATTCAGTTTTGTAGGAAATTTTAGAACTTTCCTCAAGACCACAGGTCACCTGTTGTTGTAGGGCTTTGTCATTCtgtatttcttctctttcagcTCTCCCTGTAAAGATTTTTTGGTGATACTTTTCATTATCAACATCTTTATCTAGACATCTGTTCTCACTCACACTTCCTGGCAGAATTTGCTTGTTTCCCCAATGTTTTTCCATGTTGCATTCTTCTATAGATGTGAAAATTTCAGCCACAGTGGAAGGCAATGTTATATGGAGAAGTTCAGTAGCTCTGTCATAAAATCCTCCTTCTGCAACAATGCAAAGGCCATCTGACCAAAGATTTGTATTTGTCTCACAGaaactgaaattcctcactttCTCCTCAGTGGTGAAAGCTGTTATGTGACATCTTCCAAGCTCAAACAAAGTCAGTTGGAGCTCCTTCCTCATTAAGATTTCAACCACAGAAGCACGGAATGTCTTCACTGGTAGAGTTATAGTGTGCTCCTTCAAGAGAAAAAGGGTTTCTTCATCTTCAGTTCCCTTACTTGTCTCACCATTGGGTAACTTCTCAGAACAAGGGGGAAGCAGTCCTGCTGCGTGATGACTTGGGGTACACCTGAGCAAAGTGGAAGTGTCCTCCAGAGTATTTGCCCTCTGTGGTCCAAGGGTGACCTGACAATAACAAATGTGAAACTCAAAAATACATGCAAAGCAACATACTAAtcatattttgttttttccttcattgACAAAACACTTGATTACAGatagatgagaaaaaaatatttccatacaaagtgttttcaaataattaaaCACTTGCAAGAAGAGTAATGTTACAAATCAGGTATGAGTAAGTCAACCATTGTGTTAGTGCACACCTTTATGTATATACCTTGTAAAGCATCTGCAGTAGCTATGATTTAAAGCTAGTATTATATTCACCTTTAACTCTTCATTTTCTCTCCTATTTCACTTGCTCCCTGTGCACAAAGATAGCAAGAACAGCAGTAACTTTTCTTCTCACCTGCTCAGTCTCAGCTAGAGCAGCAACtttcacaaaggctctggaactGCATTCCAAAACTGGTACAAGGTCTTCTGGTACCTCCTCCATCTGTTTTGGTCCCTCACAACTACAGGCTGGTGTTTCTGTTATGATAAAGCACTGGTAAATGTAATGTCACTCCTAGGTAGCtacaaaaaagcaaacacaaaaccatCCAAGCACATGTTCtgaatagaaaaatattttagtgagaGTATACTCAAAATTCCCTTCTGTACCAGCAGCATACATCACCACTGATACAGATACAAGCATGATGGCAGACACGAAAATGAGCTTCATAAAAACCCCATAAATATCGAGGTCTAAACCAAGGCATATTTGGGGTTCATGGTTTCCAGTTCCCAAAGcatttggaaatggaaaatacaTTTCATTACAGTGGGCAGGTGGAAACTTAGGGATTAAACTTACAGGTTAAAATTACTCAGTGCAAGTCTGCATCTACATTCACTAAAATTTGCTATAAAATTCCCATTCATTTATATTGGAAGAATTTACCTAATATAATCTGTCAAGAAAAGAGTTTTGACATTGTTTGGTCTGAAGAGCAAATCTCTTTGCTGCATGGCATTCCCAAATACTATACTTCATCCAGGACATACAAAGTACCCTCTCACCTCTGAAGTTTCTTGAAAGTTCTAGGATGTCTTGTGAAAGCTCATATTTGAATAGCAGCAGTTATCATTTCACCTTCCCCAGATACAGTTTAGAGATTAGGAGGATTTTCAAACGGTTTACACCTTTTAAGTCATACACACCCCATGAACAAAATCATCTTCACTTTGATGGcatagaaatgaaagcaaaaaatcagatttctttGCATACCAGACTCTTTATCTTGTAGCAGCACAACTGGAGTTTGAGTAGCTCTGCTTCTGAGTGAATCCAAGACTGCCCTCCATTTCAGATTCTGAACTTCATCTTGAATTAGCTCTCCATTCTTAATGGGAAaagggggaggaaaaggaaaaaaccccacaggttatatgcatatatatggTGTTTGTGATAAGAAAAACAGGCATATGAATTTTCTTTGCTATTTTACATTCAAAAGACCCATTATTTCATTAGGACTGCTATTGTTTCATACAATTTTCTTATTTCAACATTTTTCCAGTAAATGCTGTAATCGTAAACTTTCCTAAAGTTTTCCCTTCATACTTTACAAAGCATTAAGGAAGAAAATCTGAGTCATAAGCATGTAATATGTCAGATCACAGGTGGAACAGTGACTAAATTATATGGTCATCAACAAAGATAAAAGAAAGTCCAATCAAGCAGGGAATAAGATTAAAAGTTCAGTGCCCAGCTACAATTGTTCCTAAGTCGAAAGAACTCAAAGTGGAATAACCATTCCAaacaaaattttgtttttccattGATAATTTAATTGCATACTTCATATTCTGTTCTTGACATTTATCTTGAGTCCCTGATTGAATCTGAAAATTTTGACACTTCCTGATGCAAAGCAGATACCCCTATTGCTTGATAACAGCACATCATATTTCACATGCACTGTGCTCATTTTCAGTGAACAGAAGAATCAGATTTGATTGTCTCAACAAAACACATAATTGAGACAGTAACCAAAACAGCTACACCACAGAAACCAAGCCAACACAGGCACTTTTGTcttcctgcagtgctctgcatcaaacaccagcagaaaataaatctgGTCGCTTTGCACTGAgctgcaattttaaaattacatatgGATGGAAAAGGCAATTACTCCCAAGTCTTCAGTTCCTAGTGAGTCAGGAAAAGGCTGCTGATTTTCCACAGGACCACCAGTGagagtaatttttatttcaatccAAGTCAGCTGCCTCATTGTTATGCTCTATTAAAAGATCTTGACTGGGAGGCACAACTTAAGTGGAAACCACAACACTTCCAAGATTTCTTCCCTTATTTTCTCCGTCATATCGACtaatagaatggtttggattgaaaGGTATCTTAAAGGTCATCCAGTTTCAACCCccttgccatgagcagggacaccttccaccagaccaggctgctcaggccccatccagcctggtcttgaacaccCCCAGGGCTAGGGCATCCaaaacctctctgggcaacctgtttgTAACTAATCCCAATTCCCTGAAACTCAATCATTCCTTTCCTGCACCTTTTCGTTTATTTTGTTATAGATATCAACTCTTGATTTATATGTGGGTACTGTCAAAAGAAAGTTACACAAAATTATGAATAGGACAGAAAGCTCAGGTGGCAGAACACCACACCTAGAAATCAAGACCTCAGTTGTCACGTGGAAGCTGCAGAAAGATTCATTGCTTGGTTTTTTGATACTTTTCCCTCACCTTCAACAGACACCCCTAATGCTCACATGTAGAAACTGATAAGTCAACACACAGCTACAGGTAACAAGCTGCTTTTTTTGGTGTATGTTCATTTCTCATTCAGGCATATACTGCAGCTGGAATATTGCAGACAGGATGCTGATACTGAGTTTGGAAATTCAAATTTTCCACAAGATTTATTTGGAGACTACACTCCACCATGAGATGCAGTTCACCTCTTGGTGCTCAGTCTAATAGGATCTTGTATTGCACAGAGTTTCTCATTTTTATAGCTGTCAACGGAGTATGATGAGCTCAAATGAGTTTTCTTGCAACTATTTTGGCTTAAATACTACAAGATCGAGGTGATGAGACTGAGAAATTCTATTTTAATACATGCTGGTAAAACTCCAGGCAAGGGGGGAAAACCCTTTtcagttttacagaaaaaacaCCAGATGTCTCCCTCCTCCTTTTATCATAGATagtgcatttttttccctgctgtctcAAGTCAATTTTCTACTAGAAAAATGCAAGTGTACTTGCAGTACCAAAATAGGAAGAAGAGACAACCAGAAATGCAGAAGGCACAGGATTTGATGCTGCAGATACTATTCACAGTATTTAGTGAACAATACCCACTCTGCATCAAAGTAAACACAAATTACGGCCTGTTCATTTATACCAAACACTGGGTAACTGAGACTCTGATCTCCTGTGACACCAGATATGTAAATTAATACttcaaaaagaaatatttagaaaacttcatgtagagaaaaaaaataggctTTTATTAGAGTACAAAATAGAAAGAATCCTGTTTCTTGAAGACTTTTGGATTGGTCTCAGGCAATTAGTCAGTTGCGTATCTTGCTTTCCCATCTTTAAATaacccttttttctccttttctcagTTTTATCAAACCAATAGTAATGCTTCACTACATCTTCTCTGGCTCTGAAATCCCTCACTCCTCTTGACTTTAGCTGTGCAGTACCCTCATAGTGCATCTGTTTGTTATACCTGTTTACAAACTCAGTGCAAGTCCATCAAGAAGtatcttaaatattttcaaaccataTTCTTCATTCCCAAGAAGAAGTGAATACACCAGTTAAAGTGATTATAGCAATGGCTCATGGTAAGCAGTTGGTTTTTCTGCCACTTTGGGGCAGCTCCAGAGACCTGTGGGGTGAGGTGCAGCTTCTGAGCTCTCCTCAGAGTCACCCACATGCTGCTGGTTACTGCAGGATGGTCTTTCCACTCTCCCACAGACACAACTGTGTCTGGAGCTCACTGCCTTGGAACTCTAGAATCAATGATGGGATAAAATCACCAGGCCTGCAAGAGTGCATTCCACTaccaggttaaaaaaaaaaaaaagtctatatTTCCTCTAGCTTTATGGGTACAAGATCCTCTCTAGCTTCTCCCAGTTCTGGAAGTACTCGCAGTCTGACTGACCTCCAGTATGAAAGGGTTTTGTTCATGCCCTTTACCTCTTGGTTAGCTGCAGTTAAAACCAGGAGAGCTCTTGGCATATCAGGTCACAATCTGAATGAGTGTGAGGCATAGCTGATCTCACTTTAAATAAAGTCTCAATAAAAATACCCTGCACCTCAGTGCATAAAGAATAAAACTTTGTTTGAGTCCACTCTGTGAAAATAATTGTTCCTTGTCAGCAAAATGAATTGG
This window contains:
- the JAKMIP1 gene encoding janus kinase and microtubule-interacting protein 1 isoform X3, producing MKELERSHKTLLVMIDQLCVKLDQVENANLRIKGKLQSIQEDLMHLVENQKKSEKKHKEKLRWLQEQLKTKEDEIKSQSEYFEHYKQRQRQQTEVLRKRDCYLQGEVSRLEKQVLDLNAHAAFLTSKLEEGMVQHLQQKLQSVCSGAQGCKHPGREEMEWKSYIENVEHDVKSHFKAFQQNLKFLREKEENTRREQADLLTELQCSQNTEDFLRTKLEESHHHVYSLKLSEIKLQEKVEELLDENRTLKDQGIMKLKKKNKKYSELTRLVDGDNSVDLNGELIQDEVQNLKWRAVLDSLRSRATQTPVVLLQDKESETPACSCEGPKQMEEVPEDLVPVLECSSRAFVKVAALAETEQVTLGPQRANTLEDTSTLLRCTPSHHAAGLLPPCSEKLPNGETSKGTEDEETLFLLKEHTITLPVKTFRASVVEILMRKELQLTLFELGRCHITAFTTEEKVRNFSFCETNTNLWSDGLCIVAEGGFYDRATELLHITLPSTVAEIFTSIEECNMEKHWGNKQILPGSVSENRCLDKDVDNEKYHQKIFTGRAEREEIQNDKALQQQVTCGLEESSKISYKTELFSPGKQGMEAKENLHSMQGAQSLSVDFKDFKKCVKGSRERMEKEENISEICIPDVNSGCNGEDIIEIEGKGKQTQKPTHQTSPSSNIGLTKRKDQTLKLREPNKNFSCQKAAAKIVQHEYSQNFFSSNEERYPLNLLFPLQEGPVCLSKLFQPGNNFYKCICHPSTWGAGNECNVRISVLEKAVAACSQGIFLLMQENENYSKKVCILQQENDRYAQMMCALEEEMDAYFQNVLAADEANVLSFQNLFNEKEVAGGCYNNFTEESTMTPATFLVATFSKNLSYTEEKNRNSEKDSWTSASNKLHGGVLFLNRWKMRYFQLLSDLKEERSRCFKEMAKLLQDKENYVAQYNELMQERKRNLQRIALSEGEKETLLRHLAEIKCEQDKYRTLVSELQDCKTSCYQTISHLQEEKCVLQREIDRIKQETSEQLDQFQKANVNIILENKNLKELMSSLGFTYEELRKEKSIGIKTNIKLKEESQQPGLKPKKVETACSVTQTEEQGALAVDPSDYSPGKKGSMFESYSTMKEQVGKVEEKLKIQQKELEKSKKEAQKWYRELGFAETRYEETKTRLMQALSELDHLKQEVGDKMQGKQSCKLMPVYTLKDAQEKEINKIASKRLEQQVLTLKAQLRDQAALQNQFHDLQNEVELLQARLCEKEKELQKRKSEVKLTLAPLKAKLACLTQKCQERNSFIRRMHDEFHRQGFINSAFDEEIQNLVNDMTLAEYTAAFTPMCDQEKRPSCTDVSQANGQPEDCVAGARGSRRIGSVPADSQPGRDGPQSSPLTPNVSAGSSVGIASPERITALHGELRENHPKNCQG